A part of Desulfobacter sp. genomic DNA contains:
- a CDS encoding Hsp20/alpha crystallin family protein has protein sequence MEHIEIRFGDHIETPATEEKSFEEMFQSVNPMFCFTKRVWKPQMDIFETREQIIIQAEMAGVRREDMVIEVSNKAVKISGTRKSSQPDPTATYRLAEIQFGQFERVLYLPSVIDVEKVTASFSDGFLELSLGKLARQDIKQKQNLSMDFL, from the coding sequence ATGGAGCATATTGAAATTCGGTTTGGGGATCATATCGAGACACCGGCCACGGAGGAGAAATCCTTTGAAGAGATGTTTCAGTCGGTCAATCCCATGTTCTGCTTTACCAAGCGGGTCTGGAAGCCCCAGATGGATATATTTGAAACACGGGAGCAGATTATCATCCAGGCCGAGATGGCCGGGGTGAGGCGGGAGGACATGGTCATTGAAGTGTCCAACAAAGCCGTTAAGATTTCCGGCACCCGGAAATCCAGCCAGCCCGATCCCACGGCCACCTACCGGCTGGCCGAAATTCAGTTCGGCCAGTTTGAGCGGGTGCTTTACCTGCCCAGCGTGATTGACGTTGAAAAGGTTACCGCCTCTTTTTCAGACGGGTTCCTTGAGTTGTCCCTGGGCAAACTGGCCAGACAGGACATCAAACAAAAACAGAATCTGTCCATGGATTTTCTATAA
- a CDS encoding PEP-CTERM sorting domain-containing protein — translation MKKFLLLMVIFGVILGLSGSASALYVTGGDAASQADADDVLDIVFAFDTSGSMYDELNAVIGSIERIVTSINCPDCDVWVRATLMGITSDYTMGENVRDYVYGVGGTPVSNHSEDNGPAVTDLVNYFNWNDDTTADQDYYKAIVTIGDEGTENGAGVYQDDWDAAYAANQAADAAGIMVFSILGTPFTAAAEGVFSAMAIGGTGGGHTFADTGGTFVKTSSNTIEQDIEDIICTAGGGGTGNEIPEPGTMILFGLGLLGFAGYSRRRK, via the coding sequence ATGAAAAAATTTTTATTATTAATGGTCATTTTCGGGGTAATTCTTGGCTTATCCGGAAGTGCATCAGCCCTGTATGTCACCGGAGGGGATGCGGCATCTCAAGCCGATGCAGACGATGTGCTTGATATCGTTTTCGCGTTTGATACAAGCGGTTCCATGTACGACGAACTGAATGCCGTGATTGGATCAATCGAAAGGATTGTGACCAGCATTAACTGCCCGGACTGTGATGTCTGGGTCAGAGCGACATTGATGGGAATTACAAGCGATTATACTATGGGTGAAAATGTCAGAGACTATGTATACGGTGTCGGAGGCACCCCTGTTTCCAACCACTCGGAAGACAATGGTCCTGCGGTTACGGACCTGGTAAACTACTTCAACTGGAACGACGATACAACTGCAGATCAGGACTATTACAAGGCAATCGTCACCATCGGGGATGAAGGAACCGAAAATGGTGCAGGAGTTTATCAGGATGACTGGGATGCCGCTTATGCCGCAAACCAGGCAGCAGACGCCGCAGGCATCATGGTTTTCTCCATACTTGGCACCCCATTTACCGCAGCTGCAGAAGGCGTATTCAGCGCCATGGCCATCGGTGGAACCGGCGGCGGTCACACTTTTGCGGATACCGGCGGCACCTTTGTTAAAACCAGCAGCAATACCATTGAACAGGACATTGAGGATATCATCTGTACCGCAGGTGGCGGGGGAACCGGTAATGAAATTCCCGAGCCGGGAACCATGATTCTTTTCGGGCTGGGCCTCCTTGGATTCGCAGGATATTCCAGAAGAAGAAAATAA
- a CDS encoding tetratricopeptide repeat protein, producing MNQSAFIVCRILLLFFILFPACTSDSEKINTFLSEGKIFLEKGEYGKAKIQFLNAVKLNPNSIEANLLLGEAVSKTGDVKEIFRTYLRIEKIVPENIQVKLQLASITLLANRPTETQDRISFILKKEPNNIKALYLQAGLFTKLNHRPEEITPIYDQILTADPGQIPALLLYSQYYISKQQWDDAEKKIRTAISIPPKKMELYKALYLLYIDKKDFNSAENTLKDIERRWPESSEADLMLGNFYSGQKGDEQAEKYYLKAIEKNPASIKAPLRLAKLYNRTGRVALAEKLIIKTVAKAPDNTRVKIVHANFLFSHDRIDESQEIVEQVLKERPNLLEARVLKGKISISQKKFDQAVKIFSTLVKEEPESPNYNYLTGVALFEEKKYEQALGYLNTAIEKRPSHHQARQLISKIYFYNLDFLSAQNELEKVLEFHPEDYQANLLMGNIHMAQKHENEAQTFFKKSIELKPDNPEAYYRMGILKKLQKNNIEAITYFKKALDINPDLMDVFSNMISVYLDDKQIDGAMTQCRNFMRKTEQKTTKAVLHTILGRLHFKKKEGRLAEEEYKKAIDQNPQFVTPYLSLADIYKEDGRIKEAIDQYNAVLEKQPDHAGTHNSLGTLYESLNKIELAEKHYTSAIKINDSFVPAMNNLAYLYADNDKKLNLALDLARKAKEKANQSDVIIDTLGWVYYKKKLYDSAIEEFKNCIQIKPGNPIYHYHIGLAYHKKWEYEKAFQALNKALSISDDFKGADNAKKLLSQQ from the coding sequence ATGAATCAATCAGCGTTTATCGTCTGCCGGATACTTTTATTATTTTTCATCCTGTTTCCTGCCTGTACATCGGATTCAGAAAAAATTAATACTTTTTTATCCGAAGGAAAAATATTTCTTGAAAAGGGTGAGTATGGTAAGGCAAAAATTCAATTTCTCAACGCCGTCAAATTAAATCCAAACTCGATAGAGGCCAATCTCCTTTTGGGGGAAGCCGTTAGCAAAACAGGTGATGTAAAGGAAATCTTCAGAACATATCTTCGGATAGAAAAAATTGTTCCTGAAAATATCCAGGTAAAGCTTCAGTTGGCATCCATAACGCTTTTAGCCAACCGGCCAACGGAAACACAAGACCGAATCAGTTTCATCCTTAAAAAAGAACCCAACAATATTAAGGCCTTATATCTACAGGCAGGCTTATTCACAAAATTAAACCACAGGCCAGAAGAAATCACACCTATTTATGATCAGATTCTAACTGCTGATCCCGGTCAGATTCCCGCCCTTTTATTGTATTCCCAATACTATATTTCAAAACAGCAGTGGGATGACGCCGAAAAAAAAATAAGAACGGCAATCTCTATTCCCCCCAAGAAAATGGAACTTTATAAGGCGCTGTACCTGCTTTACATAGATAAAAAAGACTTTAATTCAGCAGAAAACACACTAAAGGACATCGAACGAAGGTGGCCGGAATCCTCTGAAGCAGACTTAATGCTGGGGAATTTTTACTCCGGACAAAAAGGGGATGAGCAAGCGGAGAAATACTATCTTAAGGCCATTGAAAAGAATCCTGCCAGCATAAAGGCTCCTCTTAGACTGGCAAAACTCTACAACCGGACGGGCAGGGTCGCCTTGGCTGAAAAACTCATAATCAAAACCGTGGCCAAGGCCCCGGATAACACACGAGTTAAAATCGTTCACGCTAATTTTTTATTTTCCCATGATCGCATAGATGAATCCCAGGAGATTGTCGAGCAGGTCCTGAAAGAAAGACCCAACTTGTTGGAAGCACGAGTATTGAAAGGCAAAATTTCTATCTCTCAAAAAAAATTTGACCAAGCCGTTAAAATATTCAGCACTCTGGTGAAAGAAGAGCCTGAATCGCCAAATTACAACTATTTAACGGGAGTAGCACTATTTGAAGAAAAGAAATATGAACAGGCATTGGGTTATCTGAATACGGCGATTGAAAAAAGACCATCACACCATCAGGCAAGGCAGCTTATTTCAAAGATTTATTTTTATAATCTGGATTTCTTAAGTGCCCAAAATGAACTGGAAAAAGTTCTGGAATTCCATCCCGAAGACTACCAGGCGAATCTCCTGATGGGAAATATCCACATGGCGCAAAAGCATGAAAATGAAGCGCAGACATTCTTTAAAAAATCCATTGAGCTAAAGCCAGATAATCCCGAAGCTTATTATCGGATGGGTATCTTAAAAAAACTCCAAAAAAATAACATAGAAGCCATTACCTATTTTAAAAAAGCGCTTGATATTAACCCAGACCTGATGGATGTGTTTTCAAATATGATTTCGGTGTACCTGGATGACAAACAAATAGATGGAGCCATGACACAATGCCGTAATTTTATGAGAAAAACGGAACAGAAAACAACGAAGGCCGTCCTGCATACTATTCTTGGCCGTTTACACTTCAAAAAAAAAGAGGGCCGCCTCGCAGAAGAAGAATACAAAAAAGCCATTGATCAAAATCCCCAATTTGTCACCCCCTACCTATCTTTAGCCGATATTTATAAAGAAGATGGAAGAATAAAGGAAGCAATTGACCAGTACAATGCTGTGCTCGAAAAACAACCGGATCATGCCGGTACACATAATTCGCTGGGCACACTTTACGAGAGCCTCAATAAAATTGAGCTCGCCGAAAAGCATTACACATCGGCGATCAAAATTAACGACAGCTTTGTGCCGGCCATGAATAATCTTGCCTATTTATATGCCGATAATGACAAAAAGTTGAATCTGGCGTTAGACCTTGCCAGAAAAGCTAAAGAAAAGGCAAACCAGTCTGATGTAATAATAGATACATTGGGCTGGGTGTACTATAAAAAAAAATTGTATGACAGCGCCATTGAAGAATTCAAAAATTGCATACAAATCAAACCGGGCAATCCCATTTACCATTACCATATAGGCCTTGCCTACCATAAGAAATGGGAGTATGAAAAAGCCTTTCAAGCACTCAATAAGGCTCTCAGCATTAGTGATGATTTCAAGGGGGCAGATAATGCAAAAAAACTATTATCCCAACAATAA